The Anaerobaca lacustris genome has a window encoding:
- a CDS encoding dockerin type I domain-containing protein, giving the protein MRRIQFLGLGLLLAIVTAATAAPVEVGTGVNEARVYIEWADGFRIEYRVRFGLTETETTTGLGLLDIIEAETDLVTVRADYGWGVAVDGIAYQDHNDVGYGGGDLWWHYWTDEARSREGWISPWTGAADRIVRHGDADGWIYGHDDAPKPTWEVPFLAGYRGYVYDPNDFATVVIDYQPAGMMSDWLSGIAFDDPNAALGRPTVDTTGDDWSIPLDTPAPVVPVYPAFRHFEVAFLGEGGSITLAFNNPVRDDVHNPYGIDFIVFGNAPQALAAGQSWNNGDPTEVFVGPSGGSEPGIVSVSQDGVTWYSFTSDPNFMAGNPNFIKLAADAEDGPFCDGFAPTLGRIYDPDNADTSIGEWNRWWAEPTNPTLPLNPSLSFEALAGRSVARVAQIYGDSAGGTGYDIARLDLPIDPDTQRKWFRYVRIDDAPGGGGTEIDAVADVSCPGDYRHPAPVGDVNGDWRVDESDAAIVTEHLGAEITDPDDPAAAADLNGDGIVDEADLEIVLENTGTIGWGQR; this is encoded by the coding sequence ATGAGACGTATACAGTTCTTGGGATTGGGCCTGCTGCTGGCGATCGTCACGGCGGCGACGGCAGCGCCTGTGGAGGTCGGTACGGGCGTGAACGAGGCCCGCGTGTATATCGAATGGGCCGATGGTTTCCGCATCGAATATCGGGTGCGCTTCGGCCTGACCGAGACCGAGACGACCACTGGTCTCGGACTGCTGGACATCATCGAGGCGGAGACGGACCTCGTCACCGTGCGAGCCGACTACGGCTGGGGCGTCGCCGTCGACGGGATCGCCTATCAGGACCACAACGACGTCGGTTACGGCGGAGGCGACCTGTGGTGGCACTACTGGACGGACGAGGCACGCAGCCGCGAGGGCTGGATCTCGCCCTGGACCGGGGCGGCCGACCGGATCGTCCGCCACGGTGACGCCGACGGCTGGATCTACGGTCACGACGACGCGCCGAAACCGACGTGGGAGGTCCCCTTCCTGGCCGGATATCGAGGGTACGTCTACGATCCAAACGACTTCGCCACGGTCGTAATCGACTACCAGCCCGCCGGCATGATGAGCGACTGGCTCAGCGGCATCGCCTTCGACGACCCGAACGCGGCCCTCGGCCGGCCCACCGTGGATACGACTGGCGACGACTGGTCGATCCCGCTGGACACCCCCGCTCCGGTCGTGCCGGTCTACCCGGCCTTCCGACACTTCGAGGTGGCCTTCCTCGGCGAAGGCGGGTCCATCACACTGGCCTTCAACAACCCCGTCCGCGACGACGTGCACAATCCGTACGGCATCGACTTCATCGTCTTCGGCAACGCGCCGCAAGCGCTGGCCGCCGGACAGAGCTGGAACAACGGCGACCCGACCGAGGTGTTCGTCGGCCCCTCCGGCGGCAGCGAGCCCGGCATCGTCTCGGTCAGCCAGGACGGCGTGACATGGTACAGCTTCACCAGCGATCCGAACTTCATGGCCGGCAACCCCAACTTCATCAAGCTGGCCGCCGACGCCGAGGACGGCCCGTTCTGCGATGGCTTCGCCCCGACGCTGGGACGCATATACGATCCGGACAACGCCGACACGTCCATTGGCGAATGGAACCGCTGGTGGGCCGAGCCGACCAATCCCACGCTGCCGCTCAACCCGAGCCTGTCCTTCGAGGCGCTGGCCGGCCGCTCGGTCGCCCGCGTGGCGCAGATCTACGGCGATTCGGCCGGCGGGACCGGCTACGACATCGCCCGACTCGATCTGCCCATCGATCCCGATACGCAGCGTAAGTGGTTTCGGTACGTGCGTATCGACGACGCCCCCGGAGGCGGCGGAACCGAGATTGACGCCGTCGCCGACGTGAGCTGTCCGGGCGACTACAGGCACCCGGCGCCGGTCGGTGACGTCAACGGCGATTGGCGCGTGGACGAAAGCGATGCGGCAATCGTGACCGAACATCTGGGCGCCGAGATCACAGATCCGGACGACCCGGCGGCAGCAGCCGACCTCAACGGCGACGGGATCGTCGACGAGGCCGACCTTGAGATCGTCCTTGAGAACACAGGAACAATCGGCTGGGGACAACGCTGA
- a CDS encoding prepilin-type N-terminal cleavage/methylation domain-containing protein produces the protein MHRDRHRDAFSLVETLVVVSTTALLVGLFLPSLQTARQQAQRTVCLSQLRQMAIAAQSYSNIYDGHYPIAYYNRREGTVPYFYAWDFTTWKDWSDATNPNRVQPGLLWMGQTIEKIQQCPAFRGPDNSLADPHTGYNYNTSYIGLNDLLSPPNSAKTDEVRRPSQTVLFGDGQCTDGGANKYMRAPFSHPGDTLLPDSARHAGAQGYRHLGRTNVAFCDGHAQPWRPIHTETDPAARQILDSHNATSDVQIGFLSASNDIYDLK, from the coding sequence ATGCACAGAGACCGACATCGTGACGCCTTCAGTCTCGTGGAGACCCTGGTGGTCGTCTCCACGACGGCGCTGCTGGTCGGTCTGTTCCTGCCCTCCCTGCAGACCGCGCGACAGCAGGCCCAAAGGACGGTGTGCCTGAGCCAGCTCCGGCAGATGGCGATCGCCGCCCAGAGCTACAGCAACATCTACGACGGGCATTACCCAATCGCCTATTACAATCGCCGTGAGGGCACGGTCCCGTATTTCTACGCGTGGGACTTCACGACCTGGAAGGACTGGTCCGACGCGACGAACCCCAACCGCGTTCAGCCGGGCCTGCTCTGGATGGGCCAGACCATCGAGAAGATCCAACAGTGTCCGGCCTTCCGCGGCCCCGACAACTCGCTGGCCGATCCGCACACCGGCTACAACTACAACACCAGCTACATCGGGCTCAACGATCTCCTGTCTCCGCCGAATTCGGCGAAGACCGACGAGGTGCGCCGCCCGTCGCAGACCGTCCTGTTCGGCGACGGCCAATGCACCGACGGCGGCGCCAACAAGTACATGCGAGCCCCGTTCTCCCATCCGGGCGACACCCTGCTCCCCGATTCCGCGCGACACGCGGGCGCTCAGGGCTACCGCCACCTGGGCCGGACCAACGTCGCCTTCTGCGACGGTCACGCCCAACCCTGGCGGCCGATCCACACCGAAACCGATCCGGCGGCCAGGCAGATCCTGGACAGCCACAACGCCACAAGCGACGTTCAGATCGGCTTCCTGTCCGCGAGCAACGACATCTATGATTTGAAATGA
- the queG gene encoding tRNA epoxyqueuosine(34) reductase QueG, giving the protein MTLEQEIKARALTLGFDAVGITNAAPISDSDIARLNAWLRAGHAGRMGYMHRNGEKRIHPAALLEGVRSVIVVALNYKPEHSSPPPQTSQQTGTVAQYAWYEDYHHVMKPLLFELADFLGERTERTHRFKVCVDSVPLAERALAVRAGLGFIGTNHMLIHPTLGPQVFLGELVTTVALEPDGPDPGTCAACDRCVRACPTGALGAVGEFDAEKCISYLTIEHKGDIPPDLATKIGDRVFGCDACVLACPHQHAAPTCKSTRLGSRPRDAQLDLVQVLSLTPTSFEARFAGSPIHRATLEGLQRNARICMRNAQKGLGAKS; this is encoded by the coding sequence ATGACCCTGGAACAGGAGATTAAGGCTCGCGCGCTTACGCTCGGCTTCGACGCCGTAGGGATCACCAACGCTGCGCCCATATCCGATAGCGACATCGCACGGCTGAACGCGTGGCTGCGCGCCGGTCATGCCGGCCGGATGGGTTACATGCACCGCAACGGCGAGAAGCGCATCCATCCGGCGGCCCTGCTGGAAGGGGTCCGATCGGTGATCGTCGTGGCGCTGAACTACAAGCCGGAGCATTCATCGCCGCCCCCGCAAACCTCTCAGCAAACCGGAACTGTCGCCCAGTACGCGTGGTACGAGGACTATCACCATGTCATGAAACCACTGCTGTTCGAACTGGCGGATTTCCTTGGCGAGCGGACAGAGCGGACGCACCGATTCAAGGTTTGTGTGGACTCGGTCCCGCTGGCCGAACGAGCCCTGGCCGTCCGGGCGGGCCTGGGCTTCATCGGGACCAATCACATGCTGATCCATCCAACGCTGGGGCCGCAGGTCTTCCTGGGCGAGCTGGTGACTACGGTCGCACTCGAGCCGGACGGGCCGGACCCTGGAACGTGCGCCGCCTGTGACCGCTGCGTCCGGGCCTGTCCCACCGGCGCGCTCGGAGCGGTCGGCGAATTCGATGCGGAGAAATGCATCAGCTACCTGACCATCGAGCACAAAGGGGATATCCCGCCCGACCTGGCGACGAAGATCGGCGATCGGGTCTTCGGCTGCGACGCGTGTGTGCTGGCCTGCCCCCATCAGCATGCCGCCCCGACGTGCAAGAGCACCCGGCTTGGGTCTCGTCCGCGAGATGCACAATTGGATCTGGTACAGGTGCTGAGCTTGACACCGACGTCATTTGAGGCCCGGTTTGCCGGCTCACCCATCCACAGGGCCACACTGGAAGGGCTCCAACGCAACGCGCGAATCTGTATGAGGAACGCTCAGAAGGGCCTTGGCGCCAAGAGCTGA
- the prmC gene encoding peptide chain release factor N(5)-glutamine methyltransferase yields MTAWTIRKLLAWIAEYLTKNEVDAPRLSAEMLLSHVLGLKRIELYTQFDRVVEKDALDRLHDLVKRAGNHEPVAYLVGRKEFYSLEMEVTADCLIPRPETELLVQRAIEFLRTREGQQHVCDLCTGCGCIVIAIAKGCPDARLVATDLCDKALAVAARNVDKHGVADRIELLCGDLFDPLVPQLDVTQWDLIVCNPPYVSTAEYEALDKNVKDYEPQLALLAGEDGLDVYRRLCEQIDRFLKPDGALMLEIGYAQGPAVRDLLERTALFATITVEKDHQNHDRIVIARRA; encoded by the coding sequence ATGACGGCCTGGACGATCCGGAAACTGCTGGCGTGGATCGCCGAGTACCTGACCAAGAACGAGGTCGATGCCCCGCGCCTCAGCGCCGAGATGCTGCTGAGCCACGTGCTCGGTCTCAAACGGATCGAGCTGTACACGCAGTTCGACCGCGTCGTCGAGAAAGACGCACTCGACCGGTTGCACGACCTGGTCAAGCGGGCCGGAAACCACGAGCCCGTGGCCTATCTGGTCGGGCGGAAGGAGTTCTATTCGCTCGAGATGGAGGTCACCGCCGACTGCCTGATCCCCCGGCCCGAGACCGAGCTGCTCGTACAGCGGGCGATCGAATTCCTGCGCACGCGTGAGGGACAGCAGCATGTCTGCGACCTGTGCACCGGCTGCGGCTGCATCGTCATCGCCATCGCCAAGGGCTGCCCCGACGCCCGCCTGGTGGCCACGGACCTCTGCGATAAGGCCCTGGCGGTGGCCGCGCGGAACGTGGACAAGCACGGCGTCGCCGACCGGATCGAGCTGCTCTGCGGCGACCTGTTCGACCCGCTTGTGCCGCAGCTCGACGTGACGCAGTGGGACCTGATCGTGTGCAACCCGCCGTACGTGAGCACCGCCGAGTACGAAGCGCTCGACAAGAACGTCAAAGACTACGAGCCGCAACTCGCCCTCCTCGCCGGCGAAGACGGCCTCGACGTCTACCGCCGCCTCTGCGAGCAGATCGACCGATTCCTCAAACCCGACGGCGCCCTGATGCTCGAAATCGGCTACGCTCAGGGTCCGGCCGTGCGCGACCTGCTCGAACGCACCGCCCTGTTCGCCACCATCACCGTCGAGAAAGACCACCAGAACCACGACCGCATCGTCATCGCCCGCCGAGCATAA
- a CDS encoding AAA family ATPase, translated as MLKRFRVNNFRSLLNVEFRPVGVNVLIGPNNAGKTNLCSALRFLGLSASLSLEDAIRASVGETWNIRNVYTPDKNIEIELECSLPYKGDTIDFEYSLSLAVRTAPSGYGHALSVWKETLRVTGVGFVQTPLLENSRGEVRSASEGWSGKPGLHPEGFALSHFTERLSIGTTAICQQHPASDGLARLFREYLHNWSYYAFSPYSLRSPVVVRESPVLSSDGKNLTRTYFSLHNEKPRTEKKLIEIIKTLEPRLDLFTYTSPDPDSVYLFMEDQKGNRFGVQSISDGTLRFMAMAYLILTGEDANHDSPPGLTIIEEPENGLYVGHLKPLFEKLTGPGRKDQFIFTTHSPYFIDLFDSCLDGVHLVKPGVPSSEIKKPDPEKTGKLLDEMPLGEMHFREMLG; from the coding sequence ATGTTGAAACGATTCCGCGTCAACAACTTCAGGAGTCTGCTGAACGTAGAATTCCGTCCCGTCGGCGTCAATGTCCTGATCGGCCCGAACAACGCCGGCAAGACGAACCTGTGCTCGGCGCTGCGGTTTCTCGGCCTGTCCGCCAGTCTCTCTCTGGAAGACGCCATCCGCGCCTCTGTCGGCGAGACGTGGAACATCCGCAATGTCTACACGCCAGACAAGAACATCGAGATCGAACTGGAATGCTCTCTACCATACAAAGGCGACACGATTGACTTCGAGTACTCGTTAAGCCTCGCTGTCCGCACTGCACCGTCGGGTTATGGGCATGCACTATCCGTTTGGAAAGAAACACTCCGGGTGACCGGCGTTGGCTTCGTGCAGACGCCCCTTCTGGAGAACAGCAGAGGCGAGGTCAGATCGGCCTCTGAAGGCTGGTCTGGAAAGCCAGGACTTCACCCCGAAGGTTTTGCCTTGAGTCACTTCACGGAGCGTCTGTCTATCGGGACCACGGCGATCTGTCAGCAACACCCTGCCAGCGATGGACTTGCCCGCCTTTTCAGAGAATACCTCCACAATTGGAGTTACTACGCTTTCAGTCCATATTCTCTGCGTTCTCCCGTTGTCGTGCGAGAATCGCCTGTGCTGTCTTCCGATGGCAAGAACTTGACGCGAACCTATTTTTCGCTGCACAACGAGAAGCCACGCACGGAGAAGAAGCTGATTGAGATCATCAAGACGCTGGAACCTCGACTCGATCTGTTTACATACACGTCTCCGGATCCCGATTCGGTCTACCTGTTCATGGAGGATCAGAAGGGGAATCGATTTGGCGTTCAGAGCATTTCCGATGGCACTCTTCGTTTCATGGCGATGGCCTATTTGATTCTCACCGGCGAAGACGCCAACCATGATTCGCCACCGGGGCTGACAATTATCGAAGAACCGGAGAACGGGCTCTATGTGGGACATCTCAAGCCACTCTTCGAGAAGCTGACCGGCCCCGGCCGGAAGGACCAGTTCATCTTCACCACACACAGCCCCTACTTCATCGACCTGTTCGACAGTTGCCTCGACGGAGTCCATCTGGTTAAGCCGGGTGTGCCCTCGTCTGAAATCAAGAAGCCCGACCCTGAAAAGACCGGCAAGCTGCTCGATGAGATGCCACTTGGTGAGATGCACTTCAGGGAGATGCTCGGATGA
- a CDS encoding class I SAM-dependent methyltransferase translates to MREVRMAGEELTAESSRLRAAWMRYDSRLLDGYLVRDVEDPRINLQSILSRSFLIDAIWPDEFTALIREEFRFSICLNFILKALKTRCPQVNRQSILNALADGRQTCGDVRIPSYLRHAFELTSRDSQGLPDYISQALVGPVSDENVWLPDCALSAFEQIWHSVLRHREASRISVLEPGCGSANDYRCLYSFGVARFLEYTGLDICDKNIANARRRFGSVDFRIEDFLATGAENKSYDFLFVHDLFEHLSGAAIELALSHIARVTRKQACLSFFNMADIPEHVIRREGLYHWNRVSMQRIRESLLASARSIDVVHIGAFLRDNYGCTDYHNNGAYTLIVSFDTD, encoded by the coding sequence ATGCGCGAGGTGAGAATGGCAGGCGAAGAGCTGACGGCCGAATCCAGCCGGCTTCGCGCGGCATGGATGAGGTACGATTCCAGATTGCTGGACGGCTACCTTGTCAGAGATGTCGAAGATCCACGAATCAATCTGCAGAGCATCCTGAGCAGGTCGTTTCTCATTGATGCGATCTGGCCCGACGAATTCACGGCCCTCATCCGGGAGGAATTCCGCTTCAGCATTTGTCTCAACTTCATCCTGAAGGCGCTCAAGACCAGGTGTCCGCAGGTGAACCGGCAGTCGATTCTGAATGCATTGGCTGACGGTCGACAGACATGCGGCGATGTACGAATCCCCTCCTACCTCAGGCATGCGTTCGAGCTGACCTCTCGCGATTCACAGGGACTGCCCGACTACATCAGTCAAGCTCTCGTCGGTCCCGTGTCGGATGAGAACGTGTGGCTGCCGGACTGCGCTCTGTCTGCGTTCGAGCAGATCTGGCACAGCGTGCTGCGCCACAGAGAGGCGAGCAGGATTTCCGTGCTGGAGCCGGGGTGTGGGTCGGCGAACGACTACCGTTGTCTGTATTCGTTTGGGGTCGCGAGATTCCTGGAATACACAGGACTTGACATCTGTGACAAGAACATCGCCAATGCGCGTCGGCGGTTTGGCTCTGTGGATTTTCGAATCGAAGACTTCCTTGCCACTGGCGCCGAGAACAAGTCGTATGATTTTCTGTTTGTCCACGATCTGTTCGAGCATCTTTCCGGCGCGGCGATTGAGCTTGCGCTGAGCCACATCGCCAGAGTCACTCGCAAGCAGGCGTGTCTGTCCTTTTTCAACATGGCGGACATCCCTGAGCACGTCATCAGACGCGAAGGCCTCTACCACTGGAATCGGGTCAGTATGCAAAGAATCCGAGAATCTCTCCTGGCATCGGCGCGATCCATCGACGTGGTGCATATCGGCGCCTTCCTGCGGGACAACTATGGCTGCACGGATTACCACAACAATGGAGCGTACACGCTTATCGTCTCCTTTGACACCGATTAG
- a CDS encoding adenine phosphoribosyltransferase, whose product MELARYIRDIPDWPKAGILFRDITPLLANPQALRAAVDAMCAPYKDAGIAHVAAVEARGFIFGTAVAARLNAGFVPIRKKGKLPFETESITYDLEYGTDTLEIHRDAVPAGAKVLMVDDLLATGGTMKAACDLIEKVQGHIVGITCLIELADLQGRPRLAPHTIHTVISY is encoded by the coding sequence ATGGAGTTAGCCCGATACATCCGCGACATCCCCGACTGGCCGAAGGCGGGGATCCTCTTTCGTGATATCACGCCGCTGCTGGCCAATCCGCAGGCATTGCGGGCGGCGGTCGATGCCATGTGCGCCCCGTACAAGGACGCCGGCATCGCGCACGTCGCGGCCGTCGAGGCCCGGGGGTTCATCTTCGGCACGGCGGTGGCCGCCCGGCTCAATGCCGGCTTCGTCCCGATCCGCAAGAAGGGCAAGCTGCCCTTCGAGACCGAGAGCATCACCTACGACCTGGAGTATGGCACCGACACGCTCGAAATCCATCGCGACGCGGTGCCCGCCGGCGCCAAGGTCCTGATGGTCGACGATTTGCTCGCCACCGGCGGCACGATGAAGGCCGCCTGCGACCTTATCGAGAAGGTGCAGGGCCATATCGTCGGCATCACCTGCCTGATCGAACTGGCCGACCTCCAAGGCCGCCCGCGCCTCGCCCCCCACACCATCCACACCGTGATCTCATACTGA
- a CDS encoding 2-phosphosulfolactate phosphatase, whose translation MEIRIDSLLEGARRARGVAVIVDVFRAFTTAAVAFSRGAPKIVMVAEPDEALALRARGMGDLCVGEVNGIRPKGFDFGNSPFEMAGADLEGKVVVQSTRAGTTGVAAATEASAVYAASFVVARATARAILRDNPSLVTIVAMGWNADLRTDEDELCALYLRNLLEGREPSSDALRQLVQASGQVGKFYDPAQPHFHPEDCDMALDVNRYDFAIRVAREDGLLVARPHA comes from the coding sequence ATGGAGATTCGGATCGACAGTCTGCTCGAAGGGGCCCGCCGGGCGCGGGGCGTCGCGGTAATCGTGGACGTGTTTCGGGCGTTCACCACGGCGGCGGTCGCATTCTCGCGCGGCGCGCCCAAGATCGTCATGGTCGCCGAGCCGGACGAAGCGCTGGCGCTAAGGGCCCGGGGCATGGGCGATCTGTGCGTCGGCGAGGTCAACGGCATCCGGCCCAAAGGTTTCGACTTCGGCAACTCCCCCTTCGAGATGGCCGGCGCGGACCTCGAAGGCAAGGTCGTCGTCCAATCGACGCGGGCCGGCACCACAGGCGTCGCGGCCGCGACGGAGGCCTCCGCCGTCTACGCCGCATCGTTCGTCGTCGCCAGGGCCACCGCCCGGGCGATCCTGCGGGACAACCCATCGCTGGTGACAATCGTCGCAATGGGCTGGAACGCCGATCTGCGAACCGACGAGGACGAACTGTGCGCGCTGTATCTGCGGAACCTGCTGGAGGGCCGCGAGCCGAGCAGCGACGCCTTGCGGCAGCTCGTGCAGGCCAGCGGCCAGGTCGGCAAGTTCTACGACCCGGCCCAGCCGCACTTCCATCCCGAAGATTGTGACATGGCGCTCGACGTCAACCGGTACGACTTCGCCATTCGCGTGGCCCGCGAGGACGGCCTGCTCGTCGCGAGGCCGCACGCATGA
- a CDS encoding TIGR04076 family protein, whose protein sequence is MDLLVTVKEVKGHCPVHKVGDSFTLKACYQLVSEIPVCMHGLASLMPWYNALRVSEPADWGLDGKEDKTKAYVQCPDVCQYTGGGTVVYEISKVR, encoded by the coding sequence ATGGATTTGCTGGTGACGGTCAAAGAGGTCAAGGGGCACTGCCCCGTGCACAAGGTCGGCGATTCCTTCACACTGAAGGCCTGCTATCAACTGGTCAGCGAGATCCCCGTCTGCATGCACGGGCTGGCGTCGCTGATGCCGTGGTACAACGCTCTGCGCGTCTCCGAGCCGGCTGACTGGGGCCTCGACGGCAAAGAGGACAAGACCAAGGCCTACGTCCAGTGCCCCGACGTCTGCCAATACACCGGCGGCGGCACCGTCGTCTACGAGATCAGCAAGGTCCGCTGA
- a CDS encoding MATE family efflux transporter encodes MTHTEQLNLKAPSDSARAGGLRELLAIALPMVISHACDTVMMFTDRLFLSRLGPEQMNASMAGGLTCFVMMTFFLGLTGYSTALVAQYLGAGRKDRCATATTQAMLIALTAYPLILLARPLVHMVFARTGISPGQLAPQIEYFDIVVYATVVGLLRNCLSSFFSGIGRTRIVMVSAFAAMLVNVGMNYILIFGKLGFPALGIRGAAYGTIIGGVVGLGVLLAMYLGGGIRRTYRVWHSLRFDGDAMAKLLRFGYPAGVEMFLNLLAFYAMIVAFHAHGPTTATAVTVMFNWDMVSFVPLIGIQIGVMSLVGRYMGAARPDIAHRSAMSGLKCGWLYSIVILILFVGFPRHLVAMFRPEQADAIFHAAAPMAVRMIRIASIYVMLEAVVVVFSGALRGAGDTVWAMCVSVALHWLMLGILVVMLYALKLSPEAAWTGVVLSFLSFSVVFYRRYRGGKWRTIRMVRTQAELLATDHDHDFHEPRDL; translated from the coding sequence ATGACACACACGGAACAGTTGAACCTGAAGGCCCCCTCGGATTCTGCCCGCGCCGGCGGGCTGCGCGAGTTGCTTGCGATCGCGCTGCCGATGGTGATCTCGCACGCCTGCGATACGGTCATGATGTTCACCGACCGGCTCTTCCTGTCCCGGCTTGGCCCCGAGCAGATGAACGCCTCGATGGCCGGCGGGCTGACCTGCTTCGTGATGATGACGTTCTTCCTCGGTCTGACGGGCTACTCGACGGCGCTGGTGGCGCAGTATCTCGGCGCCGGGCGCAAGGACCGCTGTGCGACGGCGACCACGCAGGCGATGCTGATTGCCTTGACGGCCTACCCGTTGATTCTGCTGGCCCGTCCGCTCGTTCACATGGTCTTCGCCAGGACGGGGATTTCTCCCGGCCAACTGGCCCCGCAGATCGAGTATTTCGACATCGTGGTCTATGCGACTGTGGTCGGCCTGTTGCGCAACTGCCTGAGCAGTTTCTTCAGCGGCATCGGGCGGACGCGGATCGTCATGGTCAGCGCCTTTGCGGCCATGCTGGTCAACGTGGGAATGAACTACATCCTGATCTTCGGCAAGCTCGGTTTCCCGGCTTTGGGCATTCGCGGGGCGGCCTACGGGACGATCATCGGGGGGGTCGTCGGGCTGGGCGTCCTGCTGGCGATGTATCTGGGCGGAGGGATTCGTCGGACGTATCGCGTGTGGCACTCGCTGCGGTTTGACGGAGATGCAATGGCCAAGCTGCTGCGATTCGGCTATCCGGCCGGCGTCGAGATGTTCCTGAACCTCCTGGCGTTCTATGCCATGATCGTCGCGTTCCACGCCCACGGCCCGACCACCGCCACCGCGGTAACCGTCATGTTCAACTGGGACATGGTCTCGTTCGTCCCGCTGATCGGCATCCAGATCGGTGTCATGAGCCTCGTCGGACGCTACATGGGGGCCGCCCGGCCTGACATCGCCCATCGTTCCGCCATGTCGGGGCTCAAGTGCGGGTGGCTCTATTCGATCGTTATCTTGATTCTCTTCGTCGGTTTCCCACGGCACCTGGTCGCCATGTTCCGGCCGGAGCAGGCCGATGCGATCTTCCACGCCGCGGCCCCGATGGCCGTCCGGATGATTCGCATCGCGTCGATCTACGTCATGCTCGAAGCGGTGGTGGTCGTCTTCAGCGGGGCCCTGCGCGGCGCGGGCGATACGGTCTGGGCGATGTGCGTCTCGGTGGCGCTGCACTGGCTGATGCTGGGCATCCTGGTCGTTATGCTCTACGCGCTGAAGCTCTCGCCGGAGGCCGCCTGGACGGGCGTCGTGCTGTCGTTTCTATCGTTCTCGGTGGTGTTCTACCGGCGCTACCGAGGCGGCAAATGGCGAACGATTCGGATGGTCCGCACTCAGGCCGAACTGCTCGCCACCGATCACGACCACGACTTCCACGAGCCCCGCGACCTATAG
- a CDS encoding RNA polymerase sigma factor: MEHTFDKLTDSELLQRYMEGDEAAFREIVGRYKNSLYAFLRQFLNRMDLVEDVFQETFLQLFTSRESFDPSRPLRPWLFTIAANKAKDALRKAQRTSAVPIGAISDEQDMSFDEMLNTLSSNNSIPYDELEKNETSARVGEVIANMPENLREILVLAYFQKFSYKQMADALSIPIGTVKSRLHTAVARFAKDWNAFTGSQEVK, encoded by the coding sequence ATGGAGCACACATTCGACAAACTGACGGATTCCGAGCTTCTCCAGCGTTACATGGAGGGCGACGAGGCCGCCTTTCGTGAGATCGTCGGCCGGTACAAGAACAGCCTGTATGCGTTCCTGCGGCAGTTTCTCAACCGGATGGACCTGGTCGAAGACGTATTTCAGGAGACGTTTCTCCAGCTTTTCACCAGTCGGGAGAGCTTCGATCCGAGCCGGCCGCTGAGGCCCTGGCTGTTTACGATCGCGGCCAACAAGGCCAAGGACGCGCTGCGCAAGGCGCAGCGGACCAGCGCCGTGCCCATCGGCGCCATCTCGGACGAGCAGGACATGTCGTTCGACGAGATGCTCAATACGCTGTCGTCCAATAATAGTATCCCCTACGACGAACTGGAGAAAAACGAGACCAGCGCTCGCGTCGGCGAGGTAATCGCGAACATGCCTGAGAACCTGCGGGAGATCCTCGTTTTGGCCTATTTCCAGAAATTTTCCTATAAACAAATGGCCGACGCGCTCAGTATACCCATTGGGACTGTGAAGAGTCGTCTGCACACAGCCGTGGCCAGGTTCGCCAAAGATTGGAACGCGTTTACAGGGAGTCAAGAGGTCAAATGA